A window from Bacillus sp. (in: firmicutes) encodes these proteins:
- a CDS encoding transposase encodes ELVSDFDAVVIEDLNMKGMSQAFHFGKSVHDNSWGMFTLFLAYKLKEQGKQLVKIDKWFPSTKKCSCCGAEKPIKLSERTYHCSCGYSADRDYNSAINIKNEGIRLLALA; translated from the coding sequence AAGAATTGGTTTCTGACTTTGACGCTGTCGTGATTGAGGACTTGAACATGAAAGGAATGTCTCAAGCCTTTCACTTTGGAAAAAGCGTTCACGACAATAGTTGGGGCATGTTCACGCTCTTTTTAGCGTACAAGCTGAAAGAACAAGGAAAACAACTTGTGAAAATTGATAAGTGGTTCCCTTCCACAAAGAAATGTTCTTGTTGTGGTGCAGAAAAACCTATAAAACTATCTGAACGCACCTACCATTGTTCATGCGGTTATTCAGCAGATCGTGACTATAATTCCGCAATCAATATCAAAAATGAAGGCATTCGCCTATTGGCTTTAGCATAG
- a CDS encoding cyclic nucleotide-binding domain-containing protein → MPKFSVERLLIRLVRQFHSKQFEYSNIMYLFGYLFCVVSASTIGRTAADTLFLSTYDASMLSYMYLPQAGTLLLVGIIYQRLCGRFRTDQLVIGVIVMAAFLAICSRIMIGMGTSGILPVIYIGYDVLNFLMIVSFWQFATITMDQRKAKRTIGLVGSGGIVGGILSGFGLKLIVQPLGTENLIYVYAGFQLLSLLFVILVIKGIENRNKVFSEKTNSKKLSKRMEQGIEKHQGLFQSVPHLRYVAVVVGTIVISLTFIDYQFKIILRESLQNEALAGFMGSFYGFAGLLALLVQFFLSGKLIARFGVTTAILVFPFVLLTGSLMLLMMPILAFATLVKGSDKVLGDTVYSSVTQLIMFPIPPEWRGRAKGFLDGIVRNGAKAVAAISLIVLSGRVAVEQFSYIIVGLLLFCIFAAIKIKKAYLSLLLSTLQSKPIQDEHIDLMDPASTQVMVEALLGNDRQQALYAFQFLNSIQGFDMGPYLEELLQHPSEEIRIAVLQYIQSEIPEKAEFMLEPFLESPNIRIRSNAILAMAAYAKEVNFERMISLLKEENVEIRSIAIAGLIKYYGIDGMFHAVGALKEMLSSSCEEERMAMASLFGLMGIQSFYKPLIPMLTDSSERVRIGALKSAGMLCIPELIPYIVPLVKASTTRKQAIEAMASYEDKVILPLLKPYLCADQEHFHLPHVFEALGTQAAFNALLENYEQLTVDMREKVLESAVRMKSDSCIIDFSYGERLIMQELELYWMWTERGELLPTTEKFALILEAIKEMRIRQVRRIFQLLSLIHDTKTINAVYVNWSTGDAQQQSNAAEVIDQLLGGKLRTEITKIIAQNSSFQGGTQNPALLEENLAWLYQQGDSWMRRLIEHVRLHDSVQSSKDEYIERVRLLKNVSLFAELSGRDLFKIAQHLKLVHIKKKTIIIKEMDSGDSLYLIKQGTTGIYKNSTKVAELSENECFGEMAVLTDGPRSATIIAEEDTELYQLTSHAFYDMLFERTEIALELMRLLSRRLRSVNARIAIADKAVITEQEVAIAAVLEDNVMKELETLSEQGKNEKMIRRILMLQRISLFAHCSQKDFLHLAHMVKENVYEAGEQVCRIGEDGDAMFCIIEGQILVHKGGETLTSLGMGESFGEMAIIDGEPRSADCTATSRTIVMELTREQVFTFCFQRIEVLKGIIRVLAERFQGTQDRM, encoded by the coding sequence ATGCCAAAGTTTAGTGTAGAACGTTTATTAATAAGGCTAGTGCGTCAGTTTCACTCCAAACAGTTTGAATATTCAAATATCATGTACTTATTTGGTTATTTATTCTGCGTTGTATCCGCCTCCACAATTGGTCGAACAGCAGCAGACACTTTGTTTCTCAGTACATATGACGCATCTATGCTCTCTTATATGTATCTTCCGCAAGCAGGAACACTACTGTTAGTAGGGATAATATACCAGCGTCTATGTGGGCGATTTCGTACAGACCAATTGGTCATAGGTGTTATTGTAATGGCGGCATTTTTAGCAATCTGCTCACGAATCATGATTGGTATGGGAACTAGTGGGATATTACCCGTTATTTATATTGGATATGATGTATTAAATTTTTTAATGATTGTGAGCTTCTGGCAATTTGCTACTATTACAATGGATCAACGAAAGGCAAAACGTACGATTGGCTTGGTGGGGAGTGGTGGAATTGTAGGAGGAATACTTAGTGGGTTCGGTCTAAAACTTATCGTGCAGCCGCTAGGTACGGAAAATTTAATTTATGTTTATGCGGGATTCCAATTGTTAAGCCTTCTATTCGTAATATTAGTTATAAAGGGTATCGAAAACCGCAACAAAGTTTTTAGTGAAAAGACTAATTCAAAGAAGCTTTCAAAGAGGATGGAACAGGGCATTGAAAAGCACCAGGGATTATTCCAGTCGGTTCCTCACTTAAGATATGTAGCAGTAGTAGTAGGAACAATTGTTATTTCACTAACTTTTATCGATTATCAGTTTAAGATTATTTTACGAGAAAGCTTACAAAATGAGGCGTTAGCAGGTTTTATGGGAAGCTTCTACGGTTTTGCTGGATTGTTGGCACTCCTTGTACAATTTTTTTTGTCAGGAAAATTAATTGCGAGATTTGGAGTGACGACGGCCATTCTTGTGTTCCCTTTTGTGTTATTAACGGGGAGCCTTATGTTGTTAATGATGCCTATTCTCGCTTTTGCCACATTGGTGAAAGGCAGTGACAAGGTGTTGGGAGACACGGTATATAGCTCTGTGACGCAGTTGATTATGTTTCCTATTCCCCCTGAATGGCGGGGACGAGCGAAAGGATTTCTTGATGGAATTGTTCGGAATGGTGCTAAGGCTGTAGCAGCTATCAGTTTGATTGTCTTATCAGGGAGAGTAGCTGTAGAACAATTTAGTTATATCATCGTCGGTTTGCTTCTCTTTTGTATTTTTGCGGCTATCAAAATCAAGAAAGCATATCTTTCGCTGTTGCTATCAACACTCCAATCAAAGCCTATTCAAGATGAGCATATAGATTTGATGGACCCCGCTAGTACTCAAGTAATGGTTGAAGCTCTACTTGGCAATGACAGGCAGCAAGCGCTGTACGCTTTTCAATTCTTGAATAGCATTCAAGGATTCGATATGGGGCCTTATTTAGAAGAACTGTTGCAACATCCCTCTGAAGAAATTCGAATCGCTGTATTGCAGTATATTCAATCGGAAATTCCCGAAAAGGCTGAGTTTATGCTTGAACCTTTTTTGGAATCACCGAACATTCGCATTCGCTCCAATGCTATATTGGCAATGGCAGCCTACGCAAAGGAAGTAAATTTCGAACGTATGATTTCTTTATTGAAGGAAGAAAATGTTGAAATTCGTTCAATCGCTATTGCGGGATTAATTAAATATTATGGTATTGATGGTATGTTCCATGCCGTTGGAGCATTAAAGGAAATGCTTAGCAGTAGTTGTGAGGAAGAAAGAATGGCGATGGCTAGTTTGTTCGGCCTAATGGGGATTCAAAGTTTTTATAAACCATTAATCCCAATGTTGACTGATTCTTCAGAGCGAGTGCGAATAGGTGCATTGAAATCGGCAGGTATGCTATGTATTCCTGAACTCATCCCTTATATTGTTCCACTTGTGAAGGCGAGCACGACTAGAAAGCAAGCAATCGAGGCAATGGCTTCTTATGAAGATAAGGTCATCCTTCCGTTGCTTAAGCCTTATTTATGCGCTGATCAAGAGCATTTTCATTTACCTCATGTATTTGAGGCTTTAGGGACACAAGCCGCATTCAATGCATTGCTAGAAAACTATGAGCAATTGACTGTTGATATGCGAGAGAAGGTTCTGGAATCCGCCGTTCGAATGAAGAGCGATTCTTGTATAATTGATTTTTCTTACGGTGAACGATTAATCATGCAGGAGCTTGAATTATATTGGATGTGGACGGAGCGCGGTGAACTTCTCCCTACTACTGAAAAATTCGCATTGATTTTAGAGGCAATAAAGGAAATGAGAATTCGTCAAGTGAGGAGAATATTTCAGTTGCTTTCTTTAATCCATGATACAAAAACAATAAATGCTGTTTATGTAAATTGGTCAACTGGCGATGCCCAGCAGCAATCGAATGCCGCTGAAGTTATTGATCAATTGTTAGGTGGAAAGCTGCGAACAGAGATTACAAAAATCATCGCACAGAATAGTTCATTTCAAGGAGGAACACAAAACCCAGCACTTTTAGAGGAAAATCTCGCCTGGCTGTATCAACAAGGAGATTCGTGGATGAGAAGATTGATAGAGCATGTAAGATTGCATGATTCAGTGCAAAGTTCAAAGGACGAATATATAGAACGTGTTCGTTTGTTGAAGAATGTTTCGTTATTTGCTGAATTATCAGGCAGGGATTTATTCAAAATTGCCCAGCATTTAAAGCTTGTACATATAAAGAAAAAAACGATTATTATTAAAGAAATGGATAGCGGCGACTCACTTTATCTGATAAAACAAGGAACAACTGGAATTTACAAAAATTCAACGAAAGTCGCTGAATTAAGCGAGAATGAATGTTTTGGTGAAATGGCTGTTCTTACAGATGGTCCGAGGTCGGCAACGATTATTGCCGAGGAGGATACCGAATTGTATCAACTAACGTCGCATGCATTCTATGATATGTTATTTGAAAGAACTGAGATTGCATTAGAATTGATGAGGCTATTATCTCGTCGTCTTCGTTCTGTGAATGCAAGAATAGCTATAGCTGACAAGGCTGTCATTACAGAACAAGAAGTTGCAATTGCGGCTGTCTTAGAAGATAACGTTATGAAAGAGCTTGAAACCCTATCTGAGCAAGGAAAAAATGAAAAAATGATCCGGCGGATTCTAATGCTCCAGAGAATTAGTTTATTTGCTCATTGTTCACAGAAGGACTTTCTACATTTGGCACATATGGTGAAGGAGAATGTATATGAAGCAGGTGAGCAAGTTTGTCGAATAGGAGAAGACGGCGATGCTATGTTTTGTATTATTGAGGGTCAGATTTTAGTCCATAAGGGGGGAGAAACACTGACGTCCCTTGGGATGGGGGAGAGCTTTGGAGAGATGGCTATTATTGATGGAGAACCAAGATCGGCCGACTGTACTGCAACTAGTCGAACGATAGTAATGGAACTTACGAGAGAACAAGTATTTACCTTTTGTTTTCAAAGAATCGAAGTTCTCAAAGGGATTATTCGAGTTCTCGCTGAACGGTTCCAAGGAACGCAAGATCGCATGTGA
- a CDS encoding LysM peptidoglycan-binding domain-containing protein yields the protein MRLLKGLGIATVLFVGAQHVGAEEIRLQTNTVLNENGLSYVPTKIVTNQLNAPVSWNNQDKTLDITKDYTKISFKLGESSAKVNEEIVNSAPIVVKDGVSYLPLRFIAETLNMKVDWNADVITLTSYYQYIVKQGDYLYKISQKYGLSVEEIQKINNLKDDKIQVGQVLYLRPSLATSASSNQVYPQNDANVIFKETLDAVSSENIVLNDSNNDSNAKVNQDFITKTNFEYTSYIVQKGDYLSKISSENKISLKDLLAINNLTESTIIRIGDELLLPKRIVPLSSKVSNQNGEYLDWWTEAQYLFPIGEIATVTDFETGISFLIRRSYGTNHADCEPLTAEDTAAAKELWGDFSWNTRAVLVEVEGRTIAASMSFMPHDIQSILDNDFEGHFDLHFRNSTRHKDGKIDNYHQEKIKVAAGVQ from the coding sequence ATGAGACTATTAAAAGGTTTAGGAATCGCAACAGTTTTGTTTGTTGGTGCACAGCATGTGGGTGCGGAAGAAATCCGCCTTCAAACGAATACAGTTTTAAATGAAAATGGCTTAAGTTATGTTCCTACGAAAATAGTAACAAACCAATTAAATGCGCCAGTTTCTTGGAATAATCAGGACAAAACTTTGGATATAACGAAAGATTATACGAAAATCTCTTTTAAATTAGGGGAGTCAAGTGCAAAGGTTAATGAAGAAATTGTAAACAGTGCTCCTATCGTTGTAAAAGACGGTGTTTCCTATCTTCCGCTTCGCTTTATTGCCGAAACTTTAAATATGAAGGTAGATTGGAATGCGGACGTAATTACTTTAACGAGTTACTATCAATATATCGTTAAACAAGGGGATTATCTTTATAAAATATCGCAAAAATATGGTTTATCAGTAGAAGAAATTCAAAAGATTAATAATTTGAAAGATGACAAAATTCAAGTTGGACAAGTTTTATATTTAAGACCTAGTTTGGCTACTTCAGCGTCATCTAACCAAGTGTATCCACAGAATGATGCCAATGTTATTTTTAAAGAAACGCTTGATGCCGTTTCAAGTGAAAACATAGTCTTGAATGATAGTAATAATGATTCGAACGCTAAAGTTAATCAAGATTTCATAACTAAAACAAATTTTGAATATACATCCTATATCGTCCAAAAAGGTGATTACCTCTCAAAAATAAGTTCTGAAAATAAAATCTCTTTAAAGGATTTACTGGCCATAAATAATTTAACAGAATCAACAATTATACGAATTGGGGATGAACTGCTTTTGCCAAAAAGAATAGTACCTCTTTCATCTAAAGTAAGCAATCAAAATGGAGAGTATTTAGATTGGTGGACAGAAGCGCAATATTTATTCCCGATTGGTGAGATTGCAACTGTAACAGACTTTGAAACCGGTATTTCCTTCCTAATCCGCCGTAGCTATGGCACAAATCATGCGGATTGTGAGCCGTTGACAGCAGAAGATACGGCAGCTGCGAAAGAGTTGTGGGGTGATTTTAGCTGGAACACTAGAGCTGTTCTAGTTGAAGTTGAAGGCCGAACAATAGCAGCCTCAATGAGTTTTATGCCACACGATATCCAATCGATTTTAGATAATGATTTTGAAGGTCATTTTGATCTACATTTTCGAAATAGTACGCGCCATAAAGATGGAAAAATTGATAACTACCATCAGGAGAAAATAAAAGTGGCAGCTGGGGTTCAATAG
- the sstT gene encoding serine/threonine transporter SstT, with product MKNLILKWNKISLVKRILIGIILGIILALTIPNAGKWIAIFGSLFVGALKAVAPILVLFLVMSAISQHKSGHPTNMKSIITLYGIGTFLAGFVAVVASFLFPVSLSLGTSAEDLTPPEGIIEVLKTLLFNIVANPIDALLHANYIGILTWAVVLGIALKNASDSTKNMLANFSDAISQVVKWVINLAPIGIMGLVFDAIVTSGLSALLAYGKLLMVLIGCMLFVALVMNPIIVFINIRKNPYPLVLKCLRESGITAFFTRSSAANIPVNMSLCERLKLDKDTYSVSIPLGATINMAGAAVTISVLTLAAVHTLGIKVDIATALILSVLSAISAAGASGVAGGSLLLIPLACSLFGIPNDIAMQVVAVGFIIGVLQDSCETALNSSSDVLFTATAEYMKMRKEGREIIIKS from the coding sequence GTGAAAAATTTAATTCTAAAATGGAACAAAATTAGTTTAGTAAAGCGAATACTTATTGGTATTATACTTGGTATTATTTTAGCTTTAACAATTCCTAATGCTGGAAAGTGGATTGCGATTTTCGGTTCTTTATTTGTAGGTGCTTTGAAAGCGGTTGCGCCGATATTAGTGTTGTTCTTGGTAATGTCCGCTATCTCCCAACATAAAAGTGGGCATCCAACAAATATGAAATCTATTATCACCCTATATGGTATAGGTACATTCCTAGCAGGATTTGTAGCTGTCGTGGCAAGCTTTCTTTTTCCGGTTAGTTTATCGCTTGGAACAAGTGCCGAAGACCTTACTCCTCCTGAAGGTATTATAGAAGTACTAAAAACATTGCTATTTAACATTGTTGCCAATCCAATTGATGCATTATTACATGCCAATTATATCGGCATATTAACTTGGGCCGTCGTTCTTGGTATTGCCTTGAAAAATGCATCTGATTCTACAAAAAATATGCTTGCTAATTTTTCCGATGCAATCTCTCAAGTAGTGAAATGGGTTATTAATTTAGCACCGATTGGAATTATGGGACTTGTCTTTGATGCTATTGTAACTAGTGGGCTTTCAGCCTTGCTTGCTTATGGAAAATTACTGATGGTACTAATCGGCTGCATGCTTTTTGTTGCACTCGTTATGAATCCAATCATCGTATTTATTAATATTCGTAAAAATCCATATCCACTTGTCTTAAAATGCTTACGGGAAAGTGGTATTACAGCATTCTTTACGCGCAGCTCTGCTGCAAACATTCCAGTCAATATGAGCTTATGTGAAAGACTCAAATTGGACAAGGATACGTATTCAGTATCAATCCCATTAGGCGCGACCATCAATATGGCTGGTGCTGCTGTGACAATCTCTGTCTTAACCCTTGCAGCCGTTCACACTCTCGGTATTAAAGTGGATATTGCAACTGCGCTTATTCTTAGCGTCCTATCCGCCATATCCGCTGCAGGCGCTTCAGGAGTTGCCGGTGGGTCGCTCTTACTCATTCCACTAGCGTGTAGCTTATTCGGCATTCCAAATGATATTGCCATGCAAGTCGTTGCTGTAGGATTTATCATCGGTGTTTTACAGGATTCCTGTGAAACTGCATTGAATTCCTCCTCTGACGTACTTTTTACCGCAACAGCTGAATATATGAAAATGCGCAAAGAAGGAAGGGAAATCATTATTAAGTCCTAG
- a CDS encoding Hsp20/alpha crystallin family protein gives MDMNKILQWLELAKKYQTSNFWSDIFDQSPFDEFMKNNNFGEAGESPPNFKQNEKFPPTDIYVTDEEVLLVADLAGYLKEEIQISVSGTKLLIKGCNNRMIPGELVQQERYHGAFERIIQLPEPTYPNQIRAKFTNGLLLVSYKRQFKNEEHVPIE, from the coding sequence ATGGACATGAATAAGATCTTACAGTGGCTAGAACTAGCGAAGAAGTATCAAACAAGCAATTTTTGGAGTGACATTTTCGACCAGTCCCCTTTTGACGAATTCATGAAAAATAATAACTTTGGGGAGGCTGGTGAGTCTCCGCCCAATTTTAAACAAAATGAAAAATTTCCACCTACAGATATCTACGTAACCGATGAGGAAGTTCTATTGGTAGCTGACTTGGCTGGATATTTGAAGGAAGAAATTCAAATTTCTGTATCAGGGACAAAATTATTAATAAAAGGCTGCAACAATCGGATGATTCCAGGAGAACTAGTACAGCAGGAAAGATACCACGGGGCTTTTGAACGGATTATCCAACTTCCAGAACCAACGTATCCAAATCAAATTAGGGCAAAATTTACGAATGGGTTACTTTTGGTGTCATATAAACGGCAATTTAAAAATGAAGAGCATGTACCGATTGAGTAA
- a CDS encoding pyridoxal phosphate-dependent aminotransferase: MKYNFDEIVNRRNTYSMKWDGGEFIKKMGITERYDGETLPLFTADMDLPIPQPVIDALHKTVDHRVFGYSVFPDEYYKAIQSWFKKRHDWDIKIEEIVYSPGTVHALNMAVRAFTKPGDGVIIQRPVYPPFTSVIKSNGRIVRNNALICDENGYYSIDFADFEAKAKEENTKLFILCNPHNPTGRIFNQEELQKLADICAQNDVLIIADEIHGDLIRCNQTFIPITKVTEKTDHIITCTAINKTFNVAGLHCTNVIIPNANLRKLFIKEIGMQLPSPFTIAALIAAYNEGEEWLEHLKEYIDGTIEWVMEFLAERMPKVKVRVPEGTYLLWMDFSGYGISPQEVHDRIYNRANVILEDGSMFGEEGLPYQRICLPSPRPIIKEAFERIAKEFEDLR; encoded by the coding sequence ATGAAATATAACTTTGATGAAATTGTCAATCGTCGCAATACATATTCGATGAAATGGGATGGCGGCGAATTTATTAAAAAAATGGGAATCACCGAAAGATATGATGGGGAAACGCTGCCGTTATTTACAGCAGACATGGATTTACCTATTCCCCAACCTGTAATCGATGCATTGCATAAAACGGTCGACCATCGTGTTTTTGGGTATTCTGTTTTTCCAGATGAGTATTATAAAGCCATTCAATCTTGGTTTAAAAAAAGACATGATTGGGATATCAAAATAGAGGAAATCGTCTATAGTCCAGGGACTGTTCATGCTTTAAATATGGCTGTAAGGGCTTTTACCAAACCAGGTGACGGGGTAATCATCCAACGCCCAGTTTATCCACCGTTTACAAGTGTTATTAAAAGCAATGGCAGAATAGTAAGGAATAATGCCTTAATCTGTGATGAAAATGGCTATTATTCCATTGATTTTGCTGATTTTGAAGCGAAAGCGAAAGAGGAAAATACGAAATTGTTTATTTTGTGCAACCCACATAATCCGACGGGCAGGATTTTTAATCAGGAGGAGCTTCAGAAATTAGCTGATATTTGTGCGCAAAACGATGTACTAATTATTGCTGACGAAATTCATGGGGATTTAATAAGATGTAATCAAACCTTTATTCCAATTACAAAAGTTACTGAGAAGACTGACCATATCATTACTTGCACAGCTATTAATAAAACCTTTAATGTTGCAGGATTACATTGTACAAATGTGATCATTCCTAACGCAAACTTGAGAAAGTTATTTATTAAAGAAATTGGCATGCAATTACCATCGCCTTTTACTATCGCTGCGTTGATTGCTGCCTATAATGAGGGAGAAGAGTGGTTGGAGCATTTGAAAGAATATATTGATGGCACAATCGAATGGGTGATGGAATTTTTAGCAGAAAGAATGCCTAAGGTCAAAGTGAGAGTCCCTGAAGGCACTTATTTGCTGTGGATGGATTTCAGCGGCTACGGAATTTCGCCGCAAGAAGTACATGACCGAATTTATAATAGGGCGAATGTTATTTTAGAAGATGGCAGTATGTTTGGTGAAGAAGGATTGCCTTATCAAAGAATTTGCCTCCCTTCTCCAAGGCCAATCATAAAAGAGGCTTTCGAAAGAATTGCTAAAGAATTTGAGGATTTAAGGTAA
- the trpB gene encoding tryptophan synthase subunit beta, with amino-acid sequence MSKGRFGIHGGQYIPETLMNAVIELEEAYNHFKNDPEFVEEFNSLLNKYAGRPSLLYFAEKMTRDLGGAKIYLKREDLNHTGSHKINNVLGQVLLAKRMGKTRVIAETGAGQHGVATATAAALLGLECEIFMGKEDTDRQALNVYRMKLLGAKVHAVTSGTQTLKDAVNDTMREWTQRVHDTHYVLGSVMGPHPFPTIVRDFQSVIGREIKGQIQEMEGRLPDAVLACVGGGSNAIGTFYEFIEDEGVRLIGCEAAGHGIESEKTAATIATGSLGIFHGMKSYFCQDEYGQIAPVHSISAGLDYPGIGPEHANLHDIGRAQYVPVTDDEAVEAFEYLSRMEGIIPAIESAHAVAYAKKLAPTMGQDEIMVICLSGRGDKDVAAIARYKGEQIYE; translated from the coding sequence ATGTCAAAAGGAAGATTTGGAATTCATGGTGGTCAGTACATTCCAGAAACACTGATGAATGCCGTGATTGAGCTTGAGGAAGCGTATAATCATTTTAAAAATGATCCAGAATTTGTTGAGGAATTCAATAGCTTACTAAATAAATATGCAGGGAGACCGTCACTGCTTTATTTTGCAGAAAAAATGACAAGGGACCTTGGCGGCGCAAAAATTTACTTAAAGCGCGAGGATTTGAATCATACAGGCTCCCATAAAATCAATAATGTACTAGGCCAAGTGCTTTTAGCAAAACGTATGGGGAAAACGCGGGTCATTGCTGAAACCGGTGCAGGCCAGCATGGTGTGGCAACGGCTACCGCGGCTGCGCTTTTAGGATTAGAATGCGAGATTTTCATGGGGAAGGAGGATACGGACCGGCAAGCACTAAATGTCTACCGGATGAAGCTTCTTGGTGCAAAAGTGCATGCTGTAACAAGCGGCACCCAGACATTGAAAGACGCTGTAAATGATACGATGCGTGAATGGACACAGCGTGTCCATGATACCCACTATGTCCTTGGGTCTGTCATGGGTCCACATCCATTTCCAACGATTGTCCGTGATTTTCAAAGTGTAATTGGTCGTGAAATTAAGGGTCAAATCCAGGAAATGGAAGGTAGACTACCTGATGCAGTCTTAGCCTGTGTTGGTGGCGGCAGCAATGCGATTGGTACTTTTTATGAATTTATTGAAGATGAAGGTGTTCGCTTAATAGGCTGTGAAGCTGCAGGTCATGGTATTGAATCAGAAAAAACAGCAGCAACGATTGCAACTGGCTCTCTTGGTATTTTTCACGGGATGAAGTCTTATTTCTGTCAAGATGAATATGGGCAAATTGCTCCTGTTCATTCTATTTCAGCGGGACTTGATTATCCGGGAATTGGACCTGAACATGCTAATCTTCATGATATCGGCAGGGCACAATATGTCCCTGTTACTGACGATGAAGCGGTCGAGGCATTTGAATACCTTTCACGAATGGAAGGAATTATACCGGCGATTGAAAGTGCCCATGCAGTTGCCTATGCGAAAAAACTAGCCCCTACGATGGGTCAGGATGAAATCATGGTTATCTGTCTATCAGGAAGAGGAGATAAGGATGTTGCTGCAATAGCACGTTACAAAGGAGAGCAAATTTATGAGTAA